A region from the Thiovulum sp. ES genome encodes:
- a CDS encoding UDP-3-O-(3-hydroxymyristoyl) glucosamine N-acyltransferase (PFAM: UDP-3-O-[3-hydroxymyristoyl] glucosamine N-acyltransferase, LpxD; Bacterial transferase hexapeptide (three repeats)~TIGRFAM: UDP-3-O-[3-hydroxymyristoyl] glucosamine N-acyltransferase) — protein MLLSEIAKKLDFEFSGEDIEILKLNSLQSGKKGELSFLQNSNYLKDLKNTEVSAVLISRENLESVPENVIPIVIENPYLALAKISGFFSSPVEIDQKDRVSPEVGENCEIAENVFLGSGVVVGKGAKIMHNSYIGDGVEIGENSLIYPNVTIYKESVIGKSVIIHSGSVIGSDGFGFATNEFGEHIKIHQNGNVVIEDDVEIGANSTVDRAVFNSTIVRKGCRIDNLVQIGHNCEIGEGSVLVSQSGVAGSSKLGRNVVMGGQSAVSGHLSIAPFTTITGKTGVTKNIKKSGLYLSGYPAYEHKTWLKLQAKIAKFFKG, from the coding sequence ATGCTACTTTCAGAAATTGCAAAAAAATTGGATTTTGAGTTTTCTGGAGAAGATATTGAAATTTTAAAATTAAATTCTCTCCAAAGTGGTAAAAAAGGGGAACTCTCTTTTTTACAAAATTCAAACTATCTTAAAGATTTAAAAAATACAGAAGTTTCTGCGGTTCTTATTTCAAGAGAGAATTTAGAATCTGTGCCAGAAAATGTAATTCCAATTGTTATTGAAAATCCATATTTAGCTCTTGCAAAAATTTCAGGATTTTTCTCATCTCCAGTAGAAATTGATCAGAAAGATAGGGTCTCTCCAGAAGTTGGTGAAAATTGTGAAATTGCCGAAAATGTTTTTTTAGGTTCTGGTGTTGTTGTTGGAAAGGGTGCAAAAATTATGCACAACTCATATATTGGCGACGGTGTAGAGATTGGTGAAAACTCTTTAATTTATCCAAATGTTACAATTTACAAAGAATCTGTTATAGGAAAAAGTGTTATAATTCATAGCGGATCTGTTATTGGTAGTGATGGTTTTGGATTTGCAACAAATGAGTTTGGAGAGCATATAAAAATTCACCAAAATGGAAATGTCGTTATTGAAGACGATGTTGAAATTGGGGCAAATAGCACAGTTGATCGGGCTGTTTTTAACTCTACAATTGTTCGGAAAGGTTGTCGAATAGATAATCTTGTTCAGATTGGACACAATTGTGAAATTGGGGAAGGTTCTGTTCTTGTTTCTCAAAGTGGTGTTGCAGGTTCAAGTAAGCTTGGTAGAAATGTAGTTATGGGCGGACAAAGTGCTGTTTCTGGACACTTAAGCATTGCACCATTCACAACAATCACAGGGAAAACTGGAGTTACAAAAAACATAAAAAAGAGTGGTTTATATCTCTCTGGTTATCCAGCATATGAACATAAAACTTGGCTAAAACTTCAAGCC
- a CDS encoding DNA polymerase III, delta subunit (PFAM: DNA polymerase III, delta subunit), with translation MYRQGLEKIMIDGNLPRDLMLFGENFFIDYYYEKIKNYYNADEVEVIYSFEYQFQTARSTLSGGSLFGDKTLLVLKSENKIPNSDLKELRKLISKTDNFLLYLFYGDGREVQKAFGDNFARFFKPDYNESFQFIFEESQKADVILNPEEIQKIYYLKSGDLSQIYGELQKISNLGIENVREIGIENVVSKSGEIEGDKIANHFFKTGDWKKSIQLLEEFEIDQIEFLSILQRNLHDIYLFRSSLELQKSLDSLSVLGRKLPPEIENQKIVFAKKFSLQKIAQMLYLTAKEDLRLKSGKSGDKTLEIGKMLYLIRNTKI, from the coding sequence ATGTATAGACAGGGTTTAGAAAAAATTATGATAGATGGGAATTTGCCAAGAGATTTGATGCTTTTTGGTGAAAACTTTTTCATCGATTACTATTATGAGAAAATCAAAAATTATTATAATGCCGATGAGGTCGAAGTTATTTACTCTTTTGAGTATCAATTTCAAACGGCTCGTTCAACTCTTTCAGGCGGTTCGCTTTTTGGCGATAAAACTCTTCTTGTTCTTAAATCTGAAAATAAAATTCCAAATTCAGACTTGAAAGAGTTACGAAAATTGATTTCAAAAACTGACAATTTTCTACTTTATCTTTTTTATGGCGATGGTCGAGAAGTCCAAAAAGCTTTTGGAGATAATTTTGCTCGTTTTTTTAAACCTGATTACAATGAAAGTTTTCAATTTATCTTTGAAGAGAGTCAAAAAGCAGATGTAATTTTAAATCCTGAAGAGATCCAAAAAATATACTATTTGAAAAGTGGCGATTTGTCTCAAATCTACGGCGAATTACAAAAAATTTCAAATCTTGGAATTGAGAATGTTCGAGAAATTGGAATTGAAAATGTTGTTTCAAAAAGTGGTGAAATCGAAGGCGATAAAATTGCAAATCACTTTTTTAAAACTGGAGATTGGAAAAAGAGTATTCAGCTTTTAGAAGAGTTTGAAATTGATCAAATTGAATTTTTATCCATCTTGCAAAGAAATTTACATGATATTTATTTATTTCGTTCCTCTCTGGAATTGCAAAAAAGTTTAGATTCTCTCTCTGTTCTCGGTCGAAAATTACCTCCTGAAATTGAAAATCAAAAAATAGTTTTTGCAAAAAAGTTTTCACTACAAAAAATTGCTCAAATGCTATATTTAACTGCAAAAGAGGATTTACGACTGAAAAGTGGCAAAAGCGGAGACAAGACACTTGAAATTGGAAAAATGCTCTACCTCATCAGAAATACAAAAATCTAA
- a CDS encoding primosomal protein N'' (PFAM: Helicase conserved C-terminal domain; DEAD/DEAH box helicase~TIGRFAM: primosomal protein N') has translation MRQYYEVIPLNRDTVLTYFWNGDLELYRYVTVPILGKLHDGIIYRKVTEKDIKFDISKILPINMVLDTHLPFQYFKTAIFIKNYYFNSLSSVLKFFPRHPINYNNSPRPHRSIVDLNSSQEKVFNEIWKEKTALLFGDTGTGKTRIYKRAISKILEEGGDVVFLIPEINLIPQTERRLKDFFGYFVESWHSKITKRKSEIQEKIVSGEVKIVVGTVSALFLPFQNLKLIIVDEEHSSSYFLNDGVKFSVRDMAIYLGKELGIKTILGSATPSLRSYHKFPTFRLKTEHPRKFIFDKYHDEVSPTIVQKISEKINKSEQVIVFVPIRGNFKSLTCMSCGKNFECPNCTIKLSLYSKDEKLKCNRCGFIGEIPEKCDECGSDEIRSSKLGTVEIANRLKEFFPKTEIANLDSDKTKKEGELQNILNDFRSGKTQILVGTQMISKGHDYPNVSLSVIVGIDFLINLHDFQSFENSISLIYQIAGRSGRSGFGETILQTQYRDLYSSFLKDYEDFIKFELGHRKNSFPPFRHIYLIEISHSNQKRGEEILNHLSLYIHFFSDLEILYSDVGSVEKVDKKWKFEILLRGDDISKGNSFLSETLSLIPKSFNKWIEIKNV, from the coding sequence TTGAGACAATATTATGAGGTGATTCCGCTCAATCGAGACACTGTTTTAACCTATTTTTGGAATGGAGATTTAGAACTATATCGATATGTAACAGTTCCTATTTTAGGGAAACTCCACGACGGAATTATTTACAGAAAAGTTACAGAAAAAGATATAAAATTTGATATTTCAAAAATTCTACCAATAAATATGGTTTTAGATACTCATTTACCTTTTCAATATTTTAAAACGGCTATTTTTATAAAAAATTACTACTTCAACTCACTATCATCAGTTTTAAAATTCTTTCCACGACACCCAATAAATTATAATAATTCGCCTCGACCTCATCGCTCAATTGTAGATTTAAACTCAAGTCAAGAAAAAGTTTTTAATGAAATTTGGAAAGAGAAAACGGCACTTCTTTTTGGAGATACAGGAACAGGAAAAACACGAATTTACAAAAGAGCAATTTCAAAAATTTTAGAAGAAGGAGGTGATGTCGTTTTTTTAATTCCTGAAATAAATCTTATTCCACAGACTGAAAGACGACTAAAAGATTTCTTTGGATATTTTGTTGAGAGTTGGCACTCTAAAATTACTAAAAGAAAAAGTGAAATACAAGAAAAAATAGTTTCTGGTGAAGTTAAAATTGTTGTCGGAACTGTTTCTGCACTCTTTCTTCCCTTCCAAAATTTAAAATTAATAATTGTTGATGAAGAACATAGTAGTAGCTATTTTTTGAATGATGGAGTGAAATTTTCAGTTCGAGATATGGCGATTTATCTTGGAAAAGAGTTAGGCATAAAAACTATTCTTGGTAGTGCAACTCCATCACTACGAAGCTATCACAAATTTCCAACTTTTAGATTAAAAACAGAACATCCACGAAAATTTATTTTTGACAAATATCACGATGAAGTGAGTCCCACTATTGTTCAAAAGATTTCTGAAAAAATAAACAAGAGTGAGCAAGTTATTGTTTTTGTTCCAATTCGTGGAAATTTTAAATCTTTGACCTGTATGAGTTGCGGAAAAAATTTCGAGTGTCCAAATTGCACAATTAAATTATCTCTCTACTCAAAAGATGAAAAATTGAAATGCAATCGCTGTGGATTTATTGGTGAAATTCCAGAAAAATGTGATGAGTGCGGAAGTGATGAAATTCGCTCTTCAAAATTAGGAACAGTTGAAATTGCAAATCGCCTAAAAGAGTTTTTTCCAAAAACAGAAATTGCAAATCTTGATAGTGATAAAACAAAAAAAGAGGGCGAACTACAGAATATTTTAAACGATTTTAGGAGTGGAAAGACTCAAATTCTTGTTGGAACTCAGATGATTTCAAAAGGTCATGATTATCCAAATGTATCACTTTCTGTTATTGTTGGAATTGATTTCTTGATTAATTTGCATGATTTTCAATCTTTTGAAAACAGTATTTCGCTTATTTATCAAATTGCTGGAAGAAGCGGTCGTAGTGGATTCGGGGAGACAATTTTACAGACACAATACAGAGATTTGTATTCAAGTTTTTTAAAGGATTATGAAGATTTTATAAAATTTGAGTTGGGGCATCGCAAAAATAGTTTTCCACCTTTTCGACATATCTATTTAATTGAGATTTCTCATAGCAATCAGAAACGGGGTGAGGAAATTCTGAATCACTTGAGTCTCTATATTCACTTTTTTTCAGATTTAGAAATTTTATATTCTGATGTCGGTTCTGTTGAAAAAGTTGATAAAAAATGGAAATTTGAGATTCTTTTGCGGGGAGATGATATTTCAAAAGGAAACTCTTTTTTAAGCGAAACACTTTCACTAATTCCGAAAAGTTTTAATAAATGGATTGAGATAAAAAATGTATAG